From a single Osmerus mordax isolate fOsmMor3 chromosome 14, fOsmMor3.pri, whole genome shotgun sequence genomic region:
- the ptpn13 gene encoding tyrosine-protein phosphatase non-receptor type 13 isoform X1: MHVSLAEALEVRGGPLQEEEVWAVLSQSAESLQELFRRDPAALGFIISPWSLLLMPSGSISFTDENVTQQDLRAFTAPELLEGLTLASVSDIEKMHMYSLGMTLFWGADYEIPQSQPMKLGEHLNSMLLNMCDDTTLSRMSVRTVLDACSTHIRSSSCEPSFSYIRKLVRLVLGSLSQLDGLMSQSERESLPERSKEIRDRLRGKGLPSGRSAAPRVLERYRARTQEQASLNRGLSRSMGSLPIQDLLRAEEGATAPQYPPSDYYHPGSESSAELYPHQNQHHHPQQRGRPVELDRRSLPYQGTSKTWASSMDLARIDPDVLRFGALEDARRGSSALSTRSAGRHKSASRVSRDRESCYSEFGGLEARKLAHHHSAMSVSSAVTSAYDRLKERQRKLQVLRQAMDDPIHTHRRYQSDYSSSSESPSVASSDPEYRQGSICWAKKPEEARRYSSQAALSEQDASPLSALNTHRHRLHEGAADEGLAGAELLLQRQEEEVHRLQAHLAHRLSRANLYPGDEPLPLSLPRTSMLDLRDPLSTSAHRKAKNFFGPEFVKMTSEPCVPLMVPASIMNKRGKPEEVQRKVGVILLSGQKLELSCDVKAVCKDVLDMVVAHIGLVEHHLFSLAYLRDNEFFFVDPDAKLSKVSPEGWKEDPKKKKVDVPFNLFLRIKFFLNDVNLIQHTMTKHQYYLQLRKDILEERVRCDSENAMMLASLALQAEFGDYQSEIHGKTYFRLEHYLPASILDKIDQTSIKEELPKLHNTYYGVSESEAEFEFLKVSQRLTEYGVHLHRVLPEKRSQTGIMLGVFSKGVLIFEILNANRTPVLRFPWRETKKISFTKKKICLQNTSDGIKHLFQTDSNRTCQYLLHLCSAQHKFHLQMKARQNNQELQDLENSPLSSLQYSLGPGDVEGLGRALSSSSLAPSSSARSDPDHPKRISYSEMALNKAHGGRLRSPDEPLFPGFTGAGVGAQPSSRLLSRSHHNLGQVPESPEHRAAVAAPAAGHYGSQSGLNRAQLLASHHQHHHRASSDTDSISVSNQQNIVFGSPAPSSWSLKRFKKESDSSSMEDSGHAYVVGVNMHSSGLPSTPASLSVNNSLKKKLNALPSLEREITTINLKKDVKYGLGFQIVGGENSGRVDLGTIVSSITPGGPADVDGSLKPGDRLLSVNDVDLEGLPHSTAIQVLQNAPDDVTLVVSQPKERLYEGSLSGCVPYESKPPTVSSGQQQDLDFESSSSSSEQADGGSPSPPPPSEPTPPSRSPVQQRDDNLGSEDSKTNPAPTPPQVPVNGIHHNPPPDGATAHAPALGLEAGPPALPPKTRKPKPPEVPKDSEHSDRGDSDMDEMTHPSSHDKLKVKKDLSPHSLMEKLSGNDPGVNSLQPGDLFDVELSKKDSSLGISVTGGVNTSVRHGGVYVKAIIPKGAAELDGRIQKGDRVVAVNGKSLEGATHRQAVETLRDTGQTVHLLLEKGQLPVDSVHAPLTPKSTPPCGTKDQAQAPEPKLKPEYSFITKDNVFEVGLLKNSSGLGFSFSREESPPDQSAGSSMVRVKKLFPGQPAAESGLIDVGDVILRVNQTPLRGLSQHEVISALRGTGRDVMLQLCRPEHGLLPEMDTSAQTPMSSPRKELAVQPEASLGLAKKPSPVGGGEGKRRLGMVEEALERVHLKSHGRRDSYSDSTEGDDEEVEEAFSPALEQTRQAWDRSIYQTPSESLGPGRVGQLENPSELDDTLRSAYYSPDLSMCRSGLRSSSSPLTPDLEGPPQPMISSPDTPSPQPLPPPLPTPLNLIMSTNGQDGEEFVPDVEVKVSLVKSDKGSLGFTLTKGNDLGCYIHDIIQDPAKGDGRLRPGDRMIMVNNTDVSNMGHTEVVNLVRAAPRVVDLVVGRVLEPPKPPIEAHLLPDICFQCQDQTLGLVLDGGSDSAYGVLFIKDILPGSAVSEEGSLRQLDLVHYINGAPTVDLTLSESTRLLELSLRDLALKATRDGKPVSPEQRSISSQNISSTNFSTSMNGYLHGDDRRDTEALCPLEEELIDLDLKKPVSGGLGFSVIGGERGIFVKSITPGGVADNSGRLQVGDRLLKVNEDLMTGVSHTKAVTTIRKAKDLVHLIVSRPPDQNASTYLAYLPISLDKCNGNNDVSEDSGVKIKLCSPPEDHQTTSLPEIPPIDYEEEGERRLTEQSAELSEDTDCDGFSLPEDSPETSRKAEWGEESVDNPRNENYLQMSAEQPEEDDITWGSDELPIENINSMFTGDGPIITEDELTSLPLVKVVPEGQYTGPKLSTVVRMLRGLLEQKVPLQEFENLQNLQPLDDCLIGQTKENKKKNRYKNIVPFDTTRVVLGKDGGYINANFIKMPVKDEHFMYIACQGPLPTTLGDFWQMVWEQKSNVIAMMTQEVEGGKVKCQRYWPDTPRTAEMVDDRLQITLVKDQHLDNFVIRLIEVKDIHTNEIQRVTHLNYTGWPDHGTPSQPEQLLTFISYMRHIHHSGPVVTHCSAGIGRSGTLICIDVVLGLISKDADFDISDVVRNMRLQRQGMVQTEEQYIFCYQVILYVLRCLQAEEKISG, from the exons GGAGGAGTGCGGCCCCGAGGGTGCTGGAGCGCTATCGGGCCAGAACGCAGGAGCAGGCCTCCCTTAACCGCGGCCTGAGTCGCTCCATGGGGTCGCTGCCCATCCAGGACCTGCTGAGGGCCGAGGAGGGGGCGACAGCCCCGCAGTACCCCCCTTCAGACTACTACCACCCGGGCTCAGAGTCCTCCGCAGAGCTCTATCCCCACCagaaccaacaccaccacccccagcagagaggcaggccagTGGAGCTGGACCGCAGATCTCTTCCCTACCAAGGCACCAGCAAAACGTGGGCCTCCTCCATGGACCTGGCCCGCATCGACCCTGACGTGTTGCGCTTCGGGGCCCTGGAGGACGCCAGGCGGGGCAGCAGCGCCCTCAGCACGCGCTCGGCGGGCAGACACAAGTCAGCCTCGCGCGTCTCCAGGGACAGGGAGTCCTGTTACTCTGAGTTTGGGGGCCTGGAGGCCAGGAAGCTGGCTCACCACCACTCGGCCATGTCGGTGAGCTCGGCTGTGACCAGTGCCTACGACAGgctgaaggagaggcagaggaagctgCAGGTGCTGCGGCAGGCCATGGATG aCCCCATCCACACCCACCGCAGGTACCAGAGTGACTACAGCTCCTCCAGTGAGAGCCCCTCGGTCGCCTCCTCCGACCCCGAGTACAGACAAGGTAGCATCTGCTGGG CTAAGAAACCAGAGGAGGCGAGGAGATACAGCTCCCAGGCTGCTCTGTCAGAGCAAGACGCCTCGCCGCTCTctgccctcaacacacacagacacag GCTGCACGAGGGCGCCGCAGACGAGGGCCTGGCGGGGGCGGAGCTCCTGCTGcagcggcaggaggaggaggtccacAGGCTCCAGGCTCACCTGGCCCACCGCCTGTCCCGGGCCAACCTGTACCCCGGGGACGAGCCCCTGCCCCTGAGCCTGCCACGCACCTCCATGCTGGACCTCCGGGACCCACTCAGCACCTCCGCACACCGCAAGGCTAAG aatTTCTTTGGTCCTGAGTTTGTGAAGATGACCAGTGAGCCGTGTGTGCCTTTGATGGTTCCAGCGTCAATCATG AACAAGCGAGGGAAGCCGGAGGAGGTGCAGAGGAAGGTGGGGGTGATCCTGCTGAGTGGCCAGAAGCTGGAGCTCAGCTGTGACGTCAAGGCCGTGTGCAAGGACGTGCTGGACATGGTGGTGGCCCACATCGGCCTGGTGGAGCACCACCTCTTCAGCCTAGCCTACCTCAGAG ATAACGAGTTCTTCTTCGTGGATCCTGATGCCAAGCTCTCCAAGGTGTCCCCGGAGGGCTGGAAGGAGGATCCCAAGAAGAAGAAAGTGGACGTCCCCTTTAATCTGTTCCTACGCATCAAGTTCTTCCTGAATGATGTCAACCTCATACA GCACACCATGACAAAACACCAGTACTACTTGCAGCTGAGGAAGGatatcctggaggagagggtgcgCTGCGACTCTGAGAACGCCATGATGCTGGCATCCCTGGCACTGCAGGCAGAGTTTGGTGACTACCAGTCTGAG ATCCACGGAAAGACCTATTTTAGATTAGAGCACTACCTTCCCGCCTCAATCCTAGACAAGATCGACCAGACATCTATCAAAGAAGAACTGCCCAAACTTCACAACACCTACTACGGGGTGTCCGAGTCGGAAGCAGAGTTTGAGTTCCTGAAG GTGAGCCAGAGGCTGACTGAGTACGGCGTTCACCTCCACCGCGTCCTGCCTGAGAAGAGGTCCCAGACCGGCATCATGCTGGGGGTCTTCTCCAAGGGCGTGCTCATCTTCGAGATCCTCAACGCCAACCGCACCCCTGTGCTGAGGTTCCCCTGGAGGGAAACCAAGAAGATCTCTTTCACT AAAAAGAAGATCTGTCTTCAGAACACGTCGGACGGCATCAAGCACCTGTTCCAGACGGACAGCAACAGGACCTGTCAGTACCTGCTGCACCTTTGCTCCGCCCAGCACAAGTTCCACCTGCAGATGAAGGCCCGCCAGAACAACCAGGAGCTCCAGGATCTTG AGAACTCCCCCCTGAGCAGCCTGCAGTACTCTCTAGGACCTGGGGACGTGGAGGGCTTGGGTCGGGCCCTGAGCTCCTCCAGCCTGGCTCCCAGCTCCTCAGCCCGCTCAGACCCCGACCACCCAAAGAGGATCTCCTACTCCGAGATGGCACTGAACAAGGCCCACGGCGGGCGGCTCCGCTCCCCAGACGAGCCCCTCTTCCCTGGCTTCACCGGTGCTGGCGTTGgtgcccagccctcctccaggctcctgtCCCGCTCCCATCACAACTTGGGCCAGGTGCCCGAGTCGCCCGAGCACCGGGCGGCCGTGGCAGCCCCAGCGGCGGGGCACTATGGTAGCCAGAGCGGGCTGAACCGGGCCCAGCTCCTGGCCtctcaccaccagcaccaccacagaGCCAGCTCTGACACTGACTCCATCTCTGTGTCCAACCAGCAGAACAT TGTGTTTGGCTCTCCAGCCCCAAGCAGCTGGAGTCTCAAGAGGTTCAAGAAGGAGTCCGACTCCTCCTCCATGGAAGACTCCGGCCACGCCTATGTAGTAG GAGTGAACATGCATAGCTCCGGTTTGCCCTCAACGCCTGCCTCGCTGTCCGTCAACA ATTCCCTAAAAAAGAAGCTGAACGCCTTGCCTTCCCTGGAGAGAGAAATTACAACCATAAATCTGAAGAAGGATGTGAAGTATGgccttg GCTTCCAGATCGTAGGGGGGGAGAACTCGGGCCGCGTAGACCTGGGCACTATCGTCAGCTCCATCACCCCTGGAGGGCCGGCTGATGTCGACGGCTCCCTCAAGCCAG ggGACCGTCTCCTCTCTGTGAATGATGTGGACCTGGAGGGCCTGCCTCACTCCACAGCCATACAGGTCCTCCAGAATGCCCCTGACGACGTGACCCTGGTAGTCTCCCAGCCAAAGGAGAGGCTGTATGAAG GGTCTCTCTCGGGGTGTGTTCCATACGAGAGCAAGCCTCCCACTGTGTCCTCCGGCCAGCAACAGGACCTGGACTttgagtcctcctcctcctcctccgagcaGGCAGACGGAGGCAGTCCCAGCCCGCCTCCCCCCAGCgagcccacccccccctccagatcCCCGGTCCAACAGCGCGACGACAACCTCGGCTCGGAAGACTCCAAAACcaaccccgcccccacccctccccaggtCCCTGTTAACGGCATTCACCACAACCCGCCTCCAGATGGCGCCACAGCCCACGCTCCAGCGCTTGGTCTGGAGGCCGGCCCACCAGCCCTGCCACCCAAAACCAGGAAGCCCAAACCCCCCGAGGTTCCCAAAGACTCGGAGCACTCTGACAGAGGGGACTCTGACATGGATGAGATGACTCATCCCAGTAGTCACGACAAGCTCAAAGTGAAAAAG GACTTATCTCCCCACAGCCTCATGGAAAAACTAAGTGGTAATGACCCAGGGGTCAATAGTCTCCAACCAGGAGATCTATTTGACGTTGAGCTGTCCAAAAAGGACAGCAGCCTGGGCATAAGTGTCACG ggGGGGGTCAACACCAGTGTGAGACACgggggggtgtatgtgaagGCCATCATCCCTAAAGGAGCTGCAGAACTGGACGGACGGATCCAGAAGG GGGACCGTGTGGTGGCGGTCAACGGGAAGAGTCTGGAGGGAGCCACTCACAGGCAGGCTGTGGAGACCCTGAGAGACACCGGACAG acGGTCCACCTGCTCCTGGAGAAGGGCCAGCTGCCTGTGGACAGCGTCCACGCCCCCCTGACCCCCAAGAGCACCCCACCCTGTGGGACCAAGGACCAGGCCCAGGCTCCAGAGCCCAAACTCAAACCAGAGTACAGCTTCATAACAAAAG ACAACGTGTTTGAGGTAGGCCTGCTGAAGAACTCGTCAGGTCTGGGCTTCAGCTTCAGTCGAGAGGAGAGCCCCCCCGACCAGTCTGCCGGCTCCAGCATGGTCAGGGTGAAGAAGCTGTTCCCCGGGCAACCAGCGGCGGAGAGCGGCCTCATCGACGTGGGCGACGTCATCCTCCGTGTCAACCAGACGCCCCTGCGAGGGCTCTCGCAGCAC GAGGTGATCTCAGCTCTGCGCGGGACGGGACGGGACGTGAtgctgcagctctgcagacCCGAACACGGCCTCCTGCCTGAGATGGACACCTCGGCTCAG acccCCATGTCGTCCCCTCGCAAGGAGCTGGCGGTCCAGCCGGAAGCCAGCCTCGGCCTGGCCAAGAAGCCGTCTCCAGTGGGCGGCGGCGAGGGCAAGAGGCGcctggggatggtggaggaggccctggagagggTGCACCTCAAGAGCCACGGCCGCAGGGACAGCTACAGCGACAGCACCGAGGGAGAcgacgaggaggtggaggaggccttCAGCCCCGCCctggagcagaccagacaagcCTGGGACCGGAGTATCTACCAGACCCCCAGCGAGAGCCTGGGCCCCGGCCGCGTCGGCCAGCTGGAGAACCCCTCCGAGCTGGATGACACCCTCCGCTCGGCCTACTACTCCCCTGACCTGTCTATGTGCAGGTCCGGCCTGAG gtcctcgtcctcccccctGACGCCTGATCTGGAGGGCCCACCTCAGCCCATGATCTCCTCCCCAGACACCCCCAGcccacagcccctccctccccctctgcccacaCCCCTCAATCTCATCATGTCTACCAACGGCCAGGACGGGGAAGAGTTTGTGCCT GACGTGGAGGTCAAAGTGTCTCTGGTCAAGTCGGATAAAGGGAGCCTGGGCTTCACTCTGACTAAAGGAAATGACCTGGGCTGCTACATCCATGACATCATCCAGGATCCGGCCAAGGGAGACGGCAGGCTGAGGCCAGGAGACCGAATGATCATG GTGAACAACACTGATGTGTCCAACATGGGCCACACGGAGGTGGTGAACCTGGTGAGGGCGGCCCCCCGGGTGGTGGAcctggtggtggggagggtcctggagccccccaagccccccatAGAGGCCCACCTGCTGCCAGACATCTGCTTTCAATGCCAGGACCAAACCCTGG GTCTGGTGCTGGACGGTGGGAGTGACAGTGCATACGGGGTGCTGTTCATCAAGGACATCCTGCCTGGCTCTGCCGTGtccgaggagggcagcctgagGCAGCTGGACCTCGTCCACTACATCAACGGGGCTCCCACGGTGGACCTGACCCTCAGCGAGAGCACCAGACTGCTGGAGCTCTCGCTCAGAGACCTCGCGCTCAAGGCCACCAG GGATGGAAAGCCGGTTTCCCCTGAGCAGAGAAGTATCTCATCTCAGAACATCAGCAGCACAAACTTCTCCACGAGTATGAATG GTTATCTCCATGGAGACGATCGCAGAGATACAGAAGCTCTGTGTCCTTTAGAG GAGGAACTCATTGACCTGGATCTGAAGAAGCCTGTTTCTGGAGGCCTGGGCTtctctgtgattggtggagagaggggcatCTTTGTAAAGTCCATTACCCCTGGAGGAGTAGCAGACAACTCAGGCAGGCTGCAAGTGGGCGACAGGTTACTGAAG GTGAACGAGGACCTCATGACAGGGGTGTCTCACACAAAAGCTGTCACCACCATCCGGAAAGCCAAAGACCTTGTTCACCTGATTGTGTCCCGCCCACCAGACCAGAACGCCAGCACGTACTTGGCCTATCTCCCCATCAGCTTAGACAAGTGCAACGGAAACAATG ATGTCAGTGAGGACAGTGGAGTGAAGATTAAATTGTGTAGTCCTCCTGAAGACCACCAGACCACCAGCCTCCCTGAAATACCACCAATAG ActatgaggaggaaggagagaggaggctgactGAGCAGAGCGCTGAGCTGTCTGAGGACACCGACTGTGACGGCTTCTCGCTGCCTGAGGATTCTCCTgag ACTTCCCGGAAAGCtgaatggggagaggagagcgtggACAATCCCCGGAATGAGAA TTACCTGCAGATGAGCGCGGAGCAGCCGGAGGAGGATGACATCACGTGGGGCAGTGACGAGCTACCCATCGAGAACATCAACTCCATGTTCACTGGTG ATGGACCAATCATCACTGAGGATGAGctgacctccctccccctggtgaAAGTGGTCCCTGAGGGCCAGTACACAGGGCCCAAGCTCAGTACAGTAGTCCGTATGCTGAGGGGCCTCCTAGAGCAGAAGGTCCCTCTGCAGGAGTTTGAG AACCTGCAGAATCTGCAGCCCCTGGATGACTGTTTGATTGGCCAGACCAAggagaacaagaagaagaaccGCTACAAGAACATTGTACCCT TTGACACCACCCGAGTGGTTCTGGGAAAGGACGGAGGCTATATAAATGCCAACTTCATCAAGATGCCGGTGAAAGATGAGCACTTCATGTACATTGCCTGTCAGGGCCCCCTACCCACCACTCTAGGGGATTTCTGGCAGATGGTGTGGGAGCAGAAATCCAACGTGATCGCCATGATGACACAGGAAGTAGAGGGGGGAAAGGTCAAGTGCCAGCGCTACTGGCCTGACACGCCCAGGACAGCAGAGATGGTGGATGACAGGCTGCAGATCACCCTGGTCAAGGACCAGCACCTTGACAACTTTGTCATCCGTCTGATTGAGGTCAAAGACATCCAT ACCAATGAGATTCAGCGGGTTACTCATCTGAACTACACAGGCTGGCCAGACCATGGAACTCCCTCCCAACCCGAACAGCTGCTCACTTTCATATCCTACATGAGGCACATCCACCATTCCGGACCTGTTGTCACGCACTGCAGTGCCGGGATTGGCCGATCTGGAACCCTCATTTGCATAGACGTGGTTCTTGGCCTTATCAGCAAAGATGCTGAC TTTGATATTTCAGATGTGGTGAGAAACATGAGGCTCCAGAGACAAGGAATGGTCCAAACAGAG GAACAATATATTTTCTGCTACCAAGTGATCTTATATGTGCTTAGATGTCTTCAAGCAGAAGAGAAAATCTCAGGATAG